ATGGCCGCGAGCGCGGCGACGTCCTCGAGGGAGGAGATGCCGCCGGAGGCGACCACGGGCTTGTCCGTGCGCGCGCACACCTGCGCCAGCAGCTCGGTGTTCGGGCCCTTGAGGGTGCCGTCCTTGGTCACGTCCGTGACCACGTAGCGGGAGCAGCCGGCGTCCTCGAGGCGGGCCAGCACCTCCCAGAGGTCGCCGCCCTCCTGGGTCCAGCCGCGGGCGGCCAGGGTGGTGCCGCGCACGTCCAGGCCCACGGCCACCTTGTCGCCGAAGCGCTCGATCACGCGGGCGGTCCAGGCCGGGTCCTCCAGGGCGGCGGTGCCGAGGTTCACGCGGGCGGCGCCCATCTCCAGGGCGTTCTCCAGGGACGCGTCGTCGCGGATGCCGCCGGAGAGCTCGATCTTCACCCCGATCTCCTCCACCACGCGACGCATGACCTCGCGGTTGTCCCCGCGGCCGAAGGCGGCGTCCAGGTCCACCAGGTGGATCCACTCGGCGCCGGCGCGCTGCCAGTCGAGGGCCGCGGTCAGCGGGTCGCCGTACGAGGTGGCCGAGCCGGCCTCGCCCTGGACGAGGCGGACGGCCTGGCCGTCCTGGACGTCGACGGCGGGCAGCAGCTCGAGCGCGGGGGCGGCGGGGTTCGGGGTCATGGGTTCCTCTCGGGACGGGGAGGCCGTCGGGCT
The sequence above is a segment of the Micrococcus endophyticus genome. Coding sequences within it:
- the priA gene encoding bifunctional 1-(5-phosphoribosyl)-5-((5-phosphoribosylamino)methylideneamino)imidazole-4-carboxamide isomerase/phosphoribosylanthranilate isomerase PriA, with the protein product MTPNPAAPALELLPAVDVQDGQAVRLVQGEAGSATSYGDPLTAALDWQRAGAEWIHLVDLDAAFGRGDNREVMRRVVEEIGVKIELSGGIRDDASLENALEMGAARVNLGTAALEDPAWTARVIERFGDKVAVGLDVRGTTLAARGWTQEGGDLWEVLARLEDAGCSRYVVTDVTKDGTLKGPNTELLAQVCARTDKPVVASGGISSLEDVAALAAMTGQGVEGAIMGKALYAGRFSLEQALAVAGGATVEQARAEQPGPVAE